The Podospora pseudocomata strain CBS 415.72m chromosome 1 map unlocalized CBS415.72m_1, whole genome shotgun sequence genome has a segment encoding these proteins:
- a CDS encoding uncharacterized protein (EggNog:ENOG503PWWN; COG:K), whose product MEQTSGWIQNNTNQLPGEHFGQGLPSDLQHRSDTGSHGWTYDENSSNHLGYHDPNLHHGITNPTDLSSYQQPVADARIPSPTYLHLETSFDQSSSTLEGQWVSNSPISPSAPYGDIACTLSSTNSIQTSPMILSPANDHWTYQSFPINHTYGVSLSQPDSPIVSAPFDAPHSAREMPASYFAVCMMSDTTLPVHQGSHDRSLSSSTIPPELEPAPTQHRQHSGRPASLNLRKTTKASGKGELPSPSTKTKVTPRSKDSKTVSPASSSSIQPHKQTKSNGPSLRTATRRFRRTPEEAPPRPGELAEDQRARENHNQVEKEYRTRLHKGFEELLEALCALPEEERVIARHSKTAGGSVNGDYDDDDEHMTIIGALLDERTGPGLPANRNTGGKGKKKQRRMSKAEVLHYTCRVLKSMGDGNQKLKEEVERLRSEHDMRLKHTRSS is encoded by the exons ATGGAGCAAACTTCGGGGTGGATTCAGAATAATACAAACCAG CTCCCTGGGGAACATTTCGGGCAAGGGCTGCCATCAGACCTCCAACATCGATCAGATACGGGCAGTCATGGATGGACATATGACGAGAACTCGAGCAACCATCTCGGCTACCATGACCCCAACCTTCACCACGGCATCACTAATCCCACCGACCTCTCATCATATCAACAGCCCGTGGCAGATGCCAGAATTCCAAGTCCTACCTACTTGCACTTGGAAACTTCCTTTGACCAGAGCTCCTCGACTCTAGAAGGCCAGTGGGTTTCGAACAGCCCAATAAGCCCGTCAGCACCTTACGGCGACATTGCCTGCACCCTCAGCTCAACCAACAGTATTCAAACTTCGCCGATGATTTTGAGCCCAGCCAACGATCATTGGACGTATCAGTCTTTCCCGATAAACCACACATATGGAGTTTCGTTGAGCCAGCCCGATTCACCCATAGTTTCGGCTCCCTTTGACGCACCACACTCTGCTCGGGAGATGCCGGCGTCATATTTTGCTGTGTGCATGATGTCCGATACCACATTACCTGTACACCAAGGGTCGCATGACAGGTcgctttcttcttccacgaTCCCACCCGAACTCGAACCAGCACCGACACAGCACCGACAGCATAGTGGCAGACCTGCGAGTTTGAACCTGCGGAAGACAACAAAAGCCTCGGGTAAAGGAGAGctaccctcaccctcaacgaAAACAAAGGTAACTCCCCGATCCAAAGACTCCAAGACAGTCTCTCCAGCCAGCTCAAGTTCAATACAACCGCACAAGCAAACGAAGTCAAACGGTCCCAGCTTGCGCACTGCGACCCGCCGGTTTAGACGCACCCCCGAAGAAGCTCCACCACGACCAGGAGAGTTGGCTGAAGATCAGCGTGCCAGGGAAAATCATAATCAGGTTGAGAAGGAGTACCGGACCAGGCTGCACAAAGGCTTCGAGGAGCTACTCGAAGCGCTGTGCGCTTTGCCGGAAGAGGAACGAGTGATAGCCCGCCACAGCAAAACGGCCGGCGGAAGTGTGAATGGAGActatgacgacgacgacgaacaTATGACCATCATTGGGGCCCTGCTGGACGAAAGGACTGGTCCTGGATTGCCCGCAAACAGGAACACAGGGGGcaaagggaagaagaaacagaGGAGAATGAGCAAGGCAGAGGTGCTTCACTACACCTGCCGTGTGCTCAAGTCGATGGGGGATGGTAATCAGAAACTGAAAGAAGAGGTGGAACGCTTGAGGTCGGAACATGACATGAGGTTGAAGCATACAAGGAGTAGCTGA